One Chionomys nivalis chromosome 4, mChiNiv1.1, whole genome shotgun sequence genomic region harbors:
- the LOC130873842 gene encoding phosphatidylinositol N-acetylglucosaminyltransferase subunit A-like, translating into MAYRGGGGHGQPPSVTPSQFSPRSLSTNSTPTHNICMVSDFFYPNMGGVESHIYQLSQCLIERGHKVIIVTHAYGNRKGIRYLTNGLKVYYLPLRVMYNQSTATTLFHSLPLLRYIFVRERVTIIHSHSSFSAMAHDALFHAKTMGLQTVFTDHSLFGFADVSSVLTNKLLTVSLCDTNHVICVSYTSKENTVLRAALNPERVSVIPNAVDPTDFTPGPLGRHGSGVTIVVVSRLVYRKGIDLLSGIIPELCQKYPELNFLIGGEGPKSIVLEEVRERYQLHDRVHLLGALEHKDVRNVLIQGHIFLNTSLTEAFCMAILEAASCGLQVVSTKVGGIPEVLPENLIILCEPSVRSLCKGLEKAIFQVKSGMLPDAENIHSAVKALYTWRNVAERTEKVYERAGKEAVLPMHKRLNRLVSHCGPLTGHSFALLAVFSYLFLMFLRWMTPDSVIDVAIDATGPRGAWAHECPHDAKGDETDKVSKSRWKRV; encoded by the coding sequence ATGGCCTATAGAGGAGGAGGTGGGCATGGCCAGCCCCCCTCAGTGACCCCTTCCCAGTTTAGCCCTCGAAGTCTTTCCACCAACAGCACCCCAACACATAATATATGCATGGTGTCTGACTTTTTCTACCCAAACATGGGAGGTGTGGAAAGCCACATTTACCAGCTCTCTCAGTGCCTCATCGAGAGGGGGCATAAGGTCATAATCGTCACCCATGCATACGGAAATCGAAAGGGCATCCGTTACCTCACCAATGGCCTCAAAGTTTATTACTTGCCTCTCAGAGTCATGTACAACCAATCTACAGCCACGACTCTCTTTCACAGTCTGCCATTGCTCAGGTACATATTTGTTCGGGAGAGAGTTACCATAATCCATTCCCACAGTTCTTTTTCTGCCATGGCCCATGATGCCCTCTTCCACGCCAAGACAATGGGGCTTCAGACAGTCTTCACAGACCATTCCCTTTTTGGATTTGCTGATGTCAGCTCGGTGCTCACAAACAAGCTTCTAACTGTGTCGCTTTGTGACACAAACCACGTCATTTGTGTCTCTTATACAAGTAAGGAAAACACTGTCCTACGAGCAGCACTGAATCCTGAAAGAGTGTCTGTCATTCCTAATGCTGTGGATCCTACTGACTTCACCCCAGGGCCACTTGGGAGGCATGGCAGCGGGGTAACTATTGTTGTGGTGAGCAGACTTGTGTACAGAAAAGGGATCGACCTGCTCAGTGGGATTATACCCGAACTCTGTCAGAAATATCCCGAGTTAAATTTCCTAATTGGAGGAGAGGGACCAAAGAGTATAGTTTTGGAAGAAGTACGTGAAAGATACCAACTACATGACAGGGTGCATCTTTTGGGAGCTTTAGAACACAAAGATGTCAGAAATGTCTTAATTCAAGGCCATATTTTTCTTAATACCTCCCTGACCGAAGCCTTCTGCATGGCAATCCTAGAAGCTGCCAGCTGTGGTCTACAGGTTGTCAGCACCAAGGTTGGTGGGATTCCCGAAGTCCTTCCAGAGAATCTTATTATTTTATGCGAACCTTCAGTAAGATCTTTGTGTAAAGGGCTGGAAAAAGCTATTTTCCAAGTGAAGTCAGGGATGTTACCGGATGCAGAAAATATCCACAGTGCAGTAAAGGCTCTCTACACCTGGCGGAATGtggcagagagaacagagaaggtGTACGAGAGGGCGGGGAAGGAAGCCGTGCTGCCGATGCATAAGAGGCTGAACAGGCTTGTCTCTCACTGCGGCCCACTTACAGGCCACAGCTTTGCTTTGCTGGCTGTGTTCAGCTATCTTTTTCTTATGTTCCTGAGATGGATGACTCCAGATTCGGTCATTGATGTGGCAATAGATGCCACCGGGCCAAGGGGAGCGTGGGCTCATGAGTGTCCTCATGATGCAAAAGGAGACGAGACTGACAAGGTATCCAAAAGCAGGTGGAAGCGAGTCTGA